A window of the Besnoitia besnoiti strain Bb-Ger1 chromosome VI, whole genome shotgun sequence genome harbors these coding sequences:
- a CDS encoding EF hand domain-containing protein (encoded by transcript BESB_068260), whose translation MKSPRCSPTREVTHVFEHQIDMERKLDRYRKSLSMRPDFNLLDFWRLFDTTSKGYSTAREVVDAMNALHVHVSPHEAHLFIKHYSKAADGKIRYVDVCNAFMPKDQRYADIMQNRLPDYRQYQCISPQKHMSAETRDLVAEVFHLLVVSEVQSESMRHQFASQNLWQTFKLLDKDNDGYITVDEFKSALRDNNIYASENDAKALLARYDTSMDGRVSYAEFVNELGITRCPRNLCKFACTCPI comes from the exons ATGAAGAgtccgcgctgcagccccaCGCGAGAGGTGACCCACGTTTTCGAACACCAAATCGACATGGAACGGAAGCTCGACAGATACAGGAAAAGTCTGTCAATGCGCCCTGATTTCAACCTCCTTGATTTCTGGAGGCTGTTCGACACAACTAGCAAAGGATATTCGACCGCGAGAGAAGTTGTCGATGCCATGAATGCCCTTCACGTCCATGTCTCTCCCCACGAGGCGCACTTGTTCATCAAACACTACTCAAAAGCAGCAGACGGCAAAATCCGCTACGTCGACGTTTGTAACGCTTTCATGCCAAAGGACCAACGCTACGCTGACATCATGCAGAACCGGCTCCCTGACTACAGGCAGTACCAATGCATAAGCCCCCAGAAGCATATGTCAGCTGAAACGCGAGATCTTGTCGCCGAGGTCTTTCATCTCCTAGTTGTG TCTGAGGTGCAGTCGGAGTCCATGAGGCATCAGTTCGCATCTCAGAATCTGTGGCAAACATTCAAGCTACTCGACAA AGACAACGACGGCTATATCACTGTAGACGAGTTCAAGAGCGCCCTCAGGGACAACAACATCTATGCGTCTGAGAACGATGCTAAGGCCCTGCTTGCTCGCTATGACACGTCTATGGACGGGCGCGTTTCCTATGCCGAGTTCGTCAATGAGTTGGGCATCACTCGATGCCCGCGGAATCTTTGCAAATTTGCTTGTACCTGCCCCATTTAA
- a CDS encoding hypothetical protein (encoded by transcript BESB_068270) has protein sequence MSSLCSVTKTLLMRFFCSVAELEHQYPLVCTRALVFGDMRLGQDLLNFLRQRNALVTESEVFHLVRQLDLNGDGRICYSEFLNALLPVDAAVRSSLMARVDCGTHVHLPHDCCFLLANLLMKEVEVNRELEVRRKVLFSRPDFKLLHAFRYLEEPSIGQITPASLAEVSEAHNHHMTACDLELIFRRMDR, from the exons ATGTCGTCACTATGTAGCGTCACCAAAACGCTCCTTATGCGTTTCTTCTGCTCTGTCGCGGAGCTCGAGCACCAG TACCCACTCGTGTGCACTCGTGCACTTGTGTTTGGCGACATGCGTCTAGGACAAGACTTGCTGAACTTCCTTCGGCAGCGCAACGCCCTTGTCACAGAATCAGAAGTCTTCCATCTAGTGCGGCAACTTGACTTGAACGGCGACGGGCGGATATGCTACTCAGA GTTCCTCAACGCACTGTTGCCGGTAGATGCAGCAGTCCGATCCTCTCTAATGGCTCGGGTGGACTGCGGAACGCACGTGCACCTTCCACATGATTGCTGTTTCTTGCTTGCAAATCTCTTGATGAAAGAGGTGGAAGTTAACCGAGAACTGGAAGTCCGGCGCAAAGTCCTCTTCAGTCGCCCGGACTTCAAGCTCTTGCATGCATTCCGTTACCTGGAGGAACCATCAATCGGCCAAATAACACCTGCATCTCTGGCTGAAGTTTCTGAGGCACACAACCATCACATGACAGCCTGCGACCTCGAACTGATATTCCGGCGCATGGATCGGTGA
- a CDS encoding ATP synthase F1, delta subunit protein (encoded by transcript BESB_068250), with product MALSPVSRRLLFSSLIPRGQLAVPSLSYCPSGSAFASQQRASLAFAPRLTPSLSPAATPLLCSRLAFSTASGGKADQPGEAANQTLEGRYASALFRVVKKKNQLEKVYGDLESMKSALKDSSEFRLFVDSPAVSVQQKLDVLKHLANRYKFDAFTANLLATLVENRRLPMLVRVIDAFDAMYRKEKGEVKCTVTSAGPLSPQQQKEVVAALQKRAGSHARLIVDYVVSPQIMGGLVVRLGEQVLDFSVASRLERLQSQLLAPL from the exons ATGGCGCTCTCGCCTGTTTCGCGacgtcttctcttctcgtctctcATCCCTCGGGGTCAGCTGGCCGTTCCCAGTTTGTCTTACTGCCCCTCTGGGAGTGCGTTTGCATCTCAACAGCGAGCCTCTCTGGCGTTCGCCCCCCGCCTcacgccttcgctctcgcctgcggcgacccCTTTGctctgcagccgcctcgccttcagcACGGCTTCCGGCGGGAAAGCAGACCAGCCGGGGGAAGCCGCCAACCAGACTCTGGAGGGCCGCTACGCGTCTGCTTTGTTTCGCGTGGTTAAGAAAAAGAATCAGCTGGAGAAGGTGTACGGAGATTTGGAGAGCATGAAATCTGCGCTGAAGGACAGCAGCGAATTCCGGCTCTTCGTTGACAGTCCCGCCGTTTCGGTTCAGCAGAAGCTGGACGTCCTTAAGCACCTTGCGAACCGCTATAAATTTGACGCCTTCACTGCAAATCTCCTCGCCACTCTGGTCGAGAACAGGAGGCTTCCCATGCTCGTCCGCGTCATCGACGCCTTCGACGCGATGtacagaaaagagaagggCGAAGTCAAATGCACGGTGACCAGTGCGGGG ccgctctctccgcagcagcagaaggaggTCGTCGCGGCCCTGCAGAAGAGAGCCGGAAGCCACGCACGCCTCATCGTGGACTATGTTGTCAGCCCGCAGATTATG GGAGGTCTGGTTGTGCGCCTGGGAGAGCAAGTCCTCGACTTCAGTGTTGCTTCGCGTCTTGAGCGTTTGCAGTCACAGCTGCTGGCTCCTCTGTGA